In Micromonospora purpureochromogenes, a single window of DNA contains:
- a CDS encoding PIN domain-containing protein, translating to MDLEDRRVLGASLAQPGALVPADASREIPHPWRLRPDLMHAPSEPQLVAVLDTNAIATACCMEAGSGHQSLATRLVLTGRVPCFIAEHVPGEIDEHLDRIARKMGVDMEAATAVWRERVAPMFRIVDLPIGEYLRPEIEGIRQPEPAGDPDDWPSLAVAAFLGPAAIITRDRVFYRLGYANKARDWTDTAKALRRAAALEGEQIDRAAFAIMSTQLASAGVGGLVRLGRRFPWTVPVAMMVTALVGRRLWRARADLRAGATQMLDRARPYVSQILTDMAEYAELRAELVTVHDPSWRHESPTERCARTLARSGDAMTPGELRDVMNMTGGERATAAGLKRIMREHPSFVRLPGDRYQLGRPVPVGQGDDIVSFKHS from the coding sequence GTGGACCTTGAGGACCGTCGCGTGCTCGGTGCGAGCCTGGCGCAGCCGGGTGCGCTTGTCCCCGCCGATGCGAGCCGCGAGATCCCTCACCCGTGGCGGCTCCGGCCCGACCTGATGCACGCCCCTAGCGAGCCGCAGCTGGTGGCGGTGCTCGACACTAACGCCATCGCGACGGCGTGCTGCATGGAGGCGGGCTCCGGCCATCAGTCGCTGGCTACCCGGCTTGTGCTCACGGGCCGGGTGCCGTGCTTCATCGCGGAGCACGTGCCCGGCGAGATCGATGAGCACCTGGACCGCATCGCCCGGAAGATGGGCGTCGACATGGAGGCGGCGACGGCAGTCTGGAGAGAACGCGTTGCACCGATGTTCCGGATCGTCGATCTGCCCATCGGGGAGTATCTACGACCGGAGATCGAGGGCATCCGCCAGCCGGAGCCAGCAGGTGACCCGGATGACTGGCCGAGCTTGGCCGTGGCCGCCTTCCTCGGACCAGCCGCCATCATCACGCGGGACCGCGTGTTCTACCGGCTCGGGTACGCCAATAAGGCCAGAGACTGGACGGACACCGCTAAGGCACTCCGGCGGGCGGCGGCTCTGGAAGGCGAGCAGATCGACCGGGCAGCCTTCGCGATCATGAGCACCCAGCTGGCGAGTGCCGGCGTCGGAGGGCTCGTGAGGCTCGGGCGGCGCTTCCCGTGGACCGTGCCCGTCGCCATGATGGTTACTGCGCTGGTGGGGCGACGGCTTTGGCGGGCGCGTGCGGATCTGCGCGCTGGAGCGACCCAGATGCTCGACCGTGCCCGCCCGTACGTCAGTCAGATCTTGACTGACATGGCCGAGTACGCGGAGCTGCGCGCTGAGCTCGTGACGGTGCATGACCCGTCCTGGCGACACGAGTCGCCTACGGAGCGCTGCGCCCGTACGCTGGCCCGCAGCGGGGATGCTATGACGCCCGGCGAGCTGCGCGACGTCATGAACATGACCGGCGGCGAGCGAGCCACGGCGGCGGGGCTCAAGCGGATCATGCGGGAGCACCCGTCGTTCGTTCGGCTGCCCGGCGACCGGTATCAGCTCGGACGGCCGGTACCGGTCGGGCAGGGCGACGACATTGTCAGCTTCAAGCACTCATGA
- a CDS encoding DUF4913 domain-containing protein, protein MTATTPQRTRTDAATQLDELAAEVARLAAQVADLQQAQAERAHAGDGDDQPPLYSTVEEWVTKYLLPTFPRPVGEVGLTRWHWCEQWWRHDEAVTRLTALWYGWEQARLQMTGMLPWLRELDHQLPILYGDDGPFRNCAAGGDLGETRHHSSPEMPAEPAPENWWSWWD, encoded by the coding sequence ATGACGGCCACCACGCCTCAGCGGACCCGCACTGACGCGGCTACCCAGCTCGACGAGCTCGCTGCCGAGGTGGCGAGACTGGCGGCGCAGGTAGCCGACCTGCAGCAGGCACAAGCTGAACGCGCCCACGCTGGCGACGGGGATGATCAGCCGCCGCTGTACTCGACGGTCGAGGAGTGGGTGACCAAATACCTGCTGCCGACCTTCCCACGCCCGGTCGGCGAGGTCGGGCTGACCCGATGGCATTGGTGCGAGCAGTGGTGGCGCCACGACGAAGCCGTGACCCGGCTGACGGCCCTGTGGTACGGCTGGGAACAGGCCCGCCTGCAGATGACCGGCATGCTGCCCTGGCTGAGGGAGCTCGACCACCAGCTGCCCATCCTGTACGGCGACGACGGCCCGTTCCGCAACTGCGCTGCGGGCGGCGACCTCGGAGAGACGCGACACCACTCGTCGCCGGAGATGCCAGCCGAGCCCGCGCCAGAGAACTGGTGGAGTTGGTGGGACTGA
- a CDS encoding relaxase encodes MITRVHRRGSRVGGLLRYLWGPGKAEEHTNPRLVAAWDGAGPLTDLEPKVTASGKRDFRALTALLEQLVRAGYRPPNKFVWHASMRLAPEDRRRTISDSTWANMAVQMLTEVGVATTATDPGLRWIAMRHADDHVHIVATLVREDGRTNWLRNDYPRCVKATYNVARRYNLHRRVPPADRTAHRRPHPVEVSKARRTGRAQTPRDELRRRVRAAVAAAASEEEFFARLREAGVLVRLRRSSTDPRNVTGYAVALPGARTAGGQPVYFGGGRLAPDMTLPKLRLRWGTPTSLPTAPTVGRAERVEAMHQAAKVVTAAANDIRRDARTVPGRAQATAVAAADLLTSLAYSVEGDRRGPLHRAAEAFDRAARDLYGRVSRSTSRSQEMRAMSRLVALMGRISGDDDAMAALALVMDLARLADTLEQLRQAQQRLHQAEAARAAAAALRLVAGGRQPAVALPLTAMPTPEPTVGGGRRAARGR; translated from the coding sequence GTGATCACCCGGGTGCACCGGCGCGGCTCGCGGGTCGGCGGGCTGCTGCGCTACCTCTGGGGCCCAGGCAAGGCGGAGGAACACACGAACCCCCGCCTGGTGGCTGCCTGGGACGGCGCGGGACCCCTAACGGACCTGGAGCCGAAGGTCACCGCCAGCGGCAAGCGGGACTTTCGCGCGCTGACGGCATTGCTGGAGCAACTGGTCCGCGCGGGATACCGGCCGCCGAACAAGTTCGTCTGGCACGCCAGCATGCGGCTCGCGCCCGAGGACCGGCGCCGCACCATCAGCGACTCGACCTGGGCGAACATGGCGGTGCAGATGCTCACCGAGGTCGGAGTCGCCACCACCGCCACCGACCCGGGTCTGCGGTGGATCGCCATGCGGCACGCCGACGACCATGTGCACATCGTCGCCACGCTGGTGCGCGAGGACGGACGCACGAACTGGTTGCGCAACGACTACCCGCGCTGCGTCAAGGCCACCTACAACGTCGCCCGCCGCTACAACCTGCACCGCCGTGTACCGCCGGCTGACCGGACCGCCCACCGCCGCCCCCACCCGGTCGAGGTCAGCAAGGCTCGCCGCACCGGCCGCGCCCAGACGCCCCGTGACGAGCTGCGCCGCCGCGTACGCGCGGCCGTCGCCGCGGCTGCCTCCGAGGAGGAGTTCTTCGCCCGGCTACGCGAGGCAGGGGTGCTGGTCCGACTCCGGCGCAGCAGCACCGATCCTCGCAACGTCACCGGGTACGCGGTGGCGCTTCCTGGCGCGCGCACCGCTGGCGGGCAGCCGGTGTATTTCGGCGGGGGTCGGTTGGCGCCCGACATGACCCTGCCGAAGCTGCGGCTGCGGTGGGGCACCCCGACGTCGCTGCCGACAGCGCCGACCGTAGGCCGGGCCGAGCGGGTCGAGGCGATGCACCAGGCCGCCAAGGTAGTTACGGCGGCCGCCAACGACATCCGTCGCGACGCCCGTACCGTGCCTGGGCGGGCGCAGGCCACCGCGGTCGCCGCGGCTGATCTGCTGACCAGCCTGGCCTACTCCGTCGAGGGTGACCGGCGCGGGCCACTGCACCGGGCAGCGGAAGCGTTCGACCGGGCGGCCCGGGACCTGTACGGGCGTGTCTCTCGCTCCACCAGCCGTTCCCAGGAGATGCGCGCCATGTCGCGGCTGGTAGCGCTCATGGGTCGCATCTCCGGCGACGACGACGCGATGGCCGCCCTTGCGCTGGTGATGGACCTGGCCCGGCTCGCCGACACTCTCGAGCAGCTGCGGCAGGCCCAGCAGCGCCTCCACCAGGCCGAGGCGGCCCGGGCCGCAGCCGCCGCGCTGCGGCTGGTAGCGGGTGGCCGGCAACCGGCGGTAGCGCTGCCGCTAACTGCCATGCCAACACCCGAACCGACAGTGGGAGGCGGCCGGCGTGCTGCGCGCGGCCGCTAA
- a CDS encoding protein kinase domain-containing protein — MQGTSVQLKRLWKIGERLGGGGFGQVYAATCDGEDGAIKFVRKLPGAQRELLFVDLGAARNIVPVIDQGETDDAWVIVMPRAEKSLRDLLDEAGGGGIGTGAGVGVLTDIAQALGDLSGRVVHRDLKPENVLLVDGRWCLADFGISRFADATTAPDTRKFAKTPSYAAPEQWRDERATSATDAYAFGVIAYELVTGRRPFAGPDIPDLREQHLHQTPALLQNLPVTLAAMIMECLYKQAEARPAGTDLERRLAGVLVPAPTPGLSRLQAAHHQHVGKRAEDERSASQAVSESERRARLLNAARQNYTGIFGSIRAALSEAAPSAAVPPTVASRDGQWTMRLGEATVRMISPTATSADPWGRPGHPPFDVIAVADISLRIPCNRYGYEGRSHALWYCDALEEGRFGWYELAFMQHPLTARTSSLAPFALGPGPESAGALSSGMDVLQVAWPFTRLTGEDLDEVISRWAGWLADASSPGWSQPGVMPEVEVPQVWRR, encoded by the coding sequence ATGCAAGGAACTTCGGTCCAACTTAAGAGGCTGTGGAAAATCGGGGAACGCCTCGGGGGCGGCGGCTTCGGCCAGGTGTATGCCGCCACTTGCGACGGCGAGGACGGGGCGATCAAGTTCGTCCGCAAGCTTCCCGGAGCGCAGCGCGAGCTGCTGTTTGTTGACCTGGGGGCCGCCCGCAACATCGTGCCCGTGATCGACCAGGGCGAGACCGACGACGCCTGGGTCATCGTCATGCCACGCGCGGAGAAGTCGCTCCGGGATCTGCTGGATGAGGCTGGCGGCGGAGGTATCGGGACAGGCGCGGGGGTGGGCGTGCTGACGGACATTGCCCAGGCGCTCGGCGACCTGTCGGGGCGCGTGGTGCACCGTGACCTCAAGCCAGAGAACGTGCTCCTGGTGGACGGCCGGTGGTGCCTCGCCGATTTCGGGATCTCCCGGTTCGCCGACGCCACCACGGCGCCGGATACCCGCAAGTTCGCCAAGACCCCGTCGTACGCCGCGCCTGAGCAGTGGCGTGATGAACGGGCCACGAGCGCCACCGACGCCTACGCCTTCGGGGTCATCGCATACGAACTGGTGACGGGACGGCGCCCCTTCGCCGGCCCCGACATCCCCGATCTGCGCGAGCAGCACCTTCACCAGACACCGGCTCTCCTGCAGAACCTGCCGGTCACCCTGGCGGCCATGATCATGGAGTGCCTGTACAAGCAGGCTGAGGCGCGCCCGGCCGGCACGGACCTTGAACGGCGCCTGGCGGGCGTCCTGGTCCCGGCGCCCACACCCGGGCTGTCCCGGCTGCAAGCGGCTCATCATCAGCACGTGGGCAAGCGGGCCGAGGACGAGCGCTCTGCCTCACAGGCGGTAAGTGAGTCGGAGCGACGAGCGCGGCTGCTCAATGCGGCCCGGCAGAACTACACGGGGATCTTCGGCTCAATCCGAGCAGCGTTGTCGGAGGCTGCGCCGTCCGCAGCCGTTCCCCCGACGGTGGCTTCCCGGGACGGCCAGTGGACGATGCGACTGGGTGAGGCAACCGTCCGGATGATCTCGCCGACGGCTACGTCCGCCGACCCGTGGGGCCGACCGGGTCATCCGCCCTTCGACGTGATCGCGGTGGCCGACATTAGCCTGCGGATCCCATGCAATCGCTACGGCTACGAGGGCCGGAGCCATGCTCTCTGGTACTGCGACGCCCTAGAAGAGGGACGGTTCGGTTGGTACGAGCTCGCGTTCATGCAGCACCCCCTGACGGCAAGAACGTCATCGTTGGCTCCGTTCGCACTCGGGCCGGGACCGGAGTCCGCCGGTGCGCTGTCGTCCGGCATGGATGTGCTGCAAGTGGCATGGCCGTTCACGAGGCTGACCGGTGAGGACCTGGATGAGGTCATTAGCCGGTGGGCGGGATGGCTGGCCGACGCGTCGTCGCCGGGCTGGAGTCAACCCGGCGTGATGCCGGAGGTCGAGGTCCCGCAGGTGTGGCGGCGATGA